Proteins encoded by one window of Clostridium cagae:
- a CDS encoding glutamate synthase subunit beta: MGKPTGFLEYDREVGLNREPKERLKDYDEFHKSLSLEKQSIQGARCMDCGVPFCQSGTLFSGMVSGCPLHNLIPEWNDLVYKGKWDLAYERLRKTNPFPEFTGRVCPAPCEAGCTVGLNGPAVTIKENERAIIDTAFNNGKVVASAPIKRTGKNVAIIGSGPAGLAAANTLNKCGHKVTVYERNDRPGGLLMYGIPNMKLDKEVILRRIRIMAEEGIKFITNANVGENYEPNDLLDKYDAIVLATGASKPRDLNVNGKDKAKGIHFAVDFLKANTKSLLDSNHDDNNYISAKDKNVIVIGGGDTGTDCVGTCLRHGCKSLVQLEIMSKPLNERNEDNPWPEWPKILKVDYGQEEFINLYGKDPREYLTTVTGINVDNEGNIISVNTVKVEWIKDNNGRMCPILIKGSEKTYEADLVLLAMGFTGSEDYIKESFGVEFDSRNNVNANSEDFETNIPKVFATGDARIGQSLVVTAISEGINSGLRVNEFLRK, translated from the coding sequence GTGGGTAAACCAACTGGTTTTTTAGAATATGACAGAGAAGTAGGTTTAAATAGAGAACCAAAGGAAAGGTTAAAGGATTATGATGAATTTCATAAAAGTCTTTCTTTAGAAAAACAATCTATTCAAGGCGCTAGATGTATGGATTGCGGTGTACCATTTTGTCAATCAGGTACATTATTTTCAGGAATGGTTTCAGGGTGTCCTCTTCACAACTTAATTCCTGAATGGAATGATCTAGTATATAAGGGAAAATGGGATTTGGCATATGAAAGATTAAGAAAAACAAATCCTTTTCCTGAATTTACAGGTAGAGTTTGTCCAGCACCTTGTGAAGCAGGATGTACAGTAGGATTGAATGGTCCAGCAGTTACTATAAAAGAAAATGAGAGAGCTATTATTGATACTGCATTTAATAATGGTAAAGTTGTAGCTAGTGCACCAATAAAAAGAACTGGAAAAAATGTAGCTATAATAGGTTCAGGTCCAGCAGGACTTGCAGCAGCCAATACATTAAATAAATGTGGTCATAAAGTTACAGTTTATGAAAGAAATGATAGACCAGGCGGATTATTAATGTACGGAATTCCTAATATGAAGCTTGATAAAGAAGTGATTTTAAGAAGAATTAGAATCATGGCAGAAGAAGGTATAAAATTTATAACTAATGCAAATGTTGGAGAAAATTATGAGCCTAATGATTTACTTGATAAGTATGACGCAATTGTTTTAGCTACAGGAGCATCTAAGCCAAGGGATTTAAATGTTAATGGAAAAGATAAAGCTAAAGGAATTCACTTTGCAGTAGATTTTTTAAAAGCAAATACTAAAAGTCTTTTAGATTCTAATCATGACGATAATAATTATATATCTGCAAAAGATAAGAATGTAATTGTAATAGGTGGAGGTGATACAGGAACTGACTGTGTTGGAACTTGTCTAAGACATGGATGTAAATCATTAGTCCAACTTGAAATAATGTCTAAGCCGTTAAATGAAAGAAATGAAGATAATCCTTGGCCAGAATGGCCTAAAATATTAAAAGTTGATTATGGGCAAGAAGAATTTATTAATTTATATGGAAAAGATCCAAGAGAATATTTAACTACAGTTACAGGAATTAATGTAGATAATGAGGGGAATATTATAAGCGTTAATACTGTAAAAGTAGAATGGATTAAAGATAATAATGGGAGAATGTGTCCAATTTTAATTAAAGGATCTGAAAAAACTTATGAAGCTGATTTGGTTTTACTTGCTATGGGCTTTACTGGATCAGAAGATTATATTAAGGAATCATTTGGTGTAGAATTTGATTCAAGAAATAATGTAAATGCAAATTCAGAGGATTTTGAAACCAATATTCCTAAAGTATTTGCAACTGGAGATGCTAGAATAGGTCAGTCATTAGTTGTTACAGCTATTAGTGAAGGAATAAATAGTGGATTAAGAGTAAATGAATTCTTAAGAAAATAA
- a CDS encoding ribonuclease Z, whose product MIDLCVLGTTGGMPMVDKYLSATLININGRKILIDCGEGTQVAMRKIGWGFKSVDLICITHSHGDHTIGLPGLISTMGNSGRTEKVTIVGPKGIKEIVNGLNVINPYLPYELEIIELENNDLKFIIDKNNMSLCEDNNKCNLILSSLEVEHSAKCLSYSFYIKRRPRFSVEKASKNNVPKPLWSKLQNQEIINYDNKIYTPDLVLDNARKGIKISYVTDTRPISAIPEFIKYSDLFICEGTYGSDGDIDKAIKNKHMTFRESATLALNGECKELILTHFSPALSEPESFVDNAKQVFHNSSVAYDGLIKTLKFID is encoded by the coding sequence ATGATTGATTTATGTGTTTTAGGAACAACAGGTGGAATGCCTATGGTTGATAAGTACTTATCTGCTACTTTGATAAACATAAATGGTAGGAAAATTTTGATTGATTGTGGTGAAGGTACACAAGTTGCTATGAGAAAAATAGGTTGGGGATTTAAATCAGTAGATTTAATTTGTATAACACACTCACATGGAGATCACACAATAGGACTACCTGGATTAATCTCTACAATGGGTAATTCTGGTAGAACCGAAAAGGTTACAATAGTTGGACCAAAAGGAATAAAAGAAATTGTTAATGGACTAAATGTTATAAATCCTTATCTTCCTTATGAATTAGAAATTATTGAATTAGAGAATAATGATTTAAAATTTATAATAGATAAAAATAATATGTCTTTATGTGAAGATAATAATAAATGTAACCTTATATTGTCTTCATTAGAAGTTGAACATTCTGCTAAATGTTTAAGTTATAGTTTTTATATAAAAAGACGACCTAGATTTTCAGTAGAAAAAGCATCTAAAAATAATGTTCCTAAACCTTTATGGAGTAAACTACAAAATCAAGAAATTATAAATTATGATAATAAAATATATACTCCTGATTTAGTACTTGATAATGCTCGTAAAGGTATTAAAATATCATATGTAACTGATACTAGACCAATTAGTGCTATTCCTGAATTTATAAAATACAGTGACTTGTTTATTTGTGAAGGAACTTATGGTAGCGATGGGGATATAGACAAAGCTATAAAAAACAAACATATGACATTTAGAGAAAGTGCTACATTAGCACTAAATGGAGAATGTAAAGAATTAATTTTAACTCATTTTAGTCCTGCACTATCTGAACCTGAAAGTTTTGTAGATAATGCAAAACAAGTTTTTCATAATTCTAGCGTTGCTTATGATGGTCTAATTAAAACCTTAAAATTTATAGATTAG
- the udk gene encoding uridine kinase, giving the protein MQDIMVIGIAGGTGSGKTTLSLNIKEEFGDDVVILSHDYYYRSNDNISLEERKKLNYDHPDSFETDLLIEHLKMLKNRETINHPVYSFVEHTRTTETVMIKAAKVIIVEGILIFENQELCDLMDIKVFVDTDADVRIIRRLLRDVQERGRNLDSVINQYLTTVKPMHEEFVDPSKKRADIIIPEGGCNTVALSMLLERIRSFI; this is encoded by the coding sequence ATGCAAGATATAATGGTAATAGGGATAGCTGGAGGAACAGGGTCAGGAAAAACTACTTTATCATTGAATATTAAAGAAGAATTTGGTGATGATGTAGTAATACTTTCACATGATTATTACTATAGATCAAATGATAATATATCATTAGAAGAACGAAAAAAGTTAAATTATGATCATCCGGACTCATTTGAAACTGATCTTCTAATTGAACATCTGAAGATGTTAAAGAATCGAGAAACTATTAATCATCCAGTATATTCATTTGTTGAACATACTAGAACAACTGAAACAGTTATGATTAAGGCAGCCAAAGTAATAATTGTTGAGGGGATATTAATTTTTGAAAATCAAGAATTATGTGACTTAATGGATATTAAAGTATTTGTAGATACAGATGCGGATGTAAGAATTATTAGAAGACTGTTAAGAGATGTACAAGAAAGAGGAAGGAATCTTGATTCTGTTATTAATCAATATCTTACTACTGTAAAACCTATGCATGAAGAATTTGTAGATCCTAGTAAAAAGCGAGCAGATATTATAATTCCAGAGGGTGGATGTAATACGGTTGCGCTTAGTATGTTATTAGAAAGAATACGTAGCTTTATTTAA
- a CDS encoding CarD family transcriptional regulator, whose protein sequence is MFKVGDKVVYPMQGIGIVQRIEEKLFCGTKKKYCIIQMLKNSLEIMIPIDRIAKSRLRMINDINTLEDILNHIQDTSNPEELNLPSKERYEINLNKIKSGLLEDSLDVFYNLTLINKMKALNSTEKQILNTAQNFLIDEIRVIKDISENEATKILKSSIS, encoded by the coding sequence TTGTTTAAGGTTGGTGATAAAGTTGTTTATCCCATGCAAGGAATAGGAATAGTTCAACGAATTGAAGAAAAACTTTTTTGTGGCACGAAAAAAAAATATTGCATAATACAAATGTTAAAAAATAGTTTGGAAATAATGATACCCATTGATAGAATAGCTAAGTCTAGGTTACGTATGATTAATGATATTAATACTTTAGAAGATATACTAAATCATATTCAAGACACATCTAACCCGGAAGAATTAAATCTTCCTTCTAAAGAAAGATATGAAATAAATTTAAATAAAATAAAATCTGGTTTATTGGAAGATAGTCTAGATGTATTTTATAATTTAACTCTTATCAATAAGATGAAAGCTCTCAACTCAACAGAAAAGCAAATATTAAATACAGCACAAAATTTTTTAATAGATGAAATAAGAGTCATTAAAGACATAAGTGAAAATGAAGCCACAAAAATATTAAAATCTAGTATTAGTTAA
- a CDS encoding Na/Pi cotransporter family protein has translation MNGINMLIELIGGLGLFLFGMKLMGDGLENVAGEKLKSILEKVTNNKYMGVFIGALVTAVIQSSSATTVMVVSFVNAGLINLMQATGVIMGANVGTTITAQLISCKLDNIAPLFVGIGSISLLITSKKKHRDVSSIILGFGILFLGMNFMSSAMKPLAESEIFSQVLVLIGNNKLLGVLCGLLMTAVVQSSSATTGILIALATTGAIDMNVALPVIFGCNIGTCVTALLASAGGNKTAKKAGLIHLFFNVIGVLMFIPFVNPLISFIKTINPTDVARQVANAHTIFNITSTIILLPLSKYLVLLANKLLPGNDSLETEGAIYLDKNLLDTPIVATGQVVNETIRMGKIAQKNIELAMKAFLIENEEYIKQVYSNEKIINTLEKEITDYLVLLSNYELPDTDSKILSTSFHIINDIERIGDHAKNIVELATEKIDDHIIIPQDAIEELLSMYEQTLNALTLALKCYENSDYTNAKHVKEIELKIDTCEKTLRESNIKRLNQKKCSANSSTIFLDLISNLERIGDHSTNIAERVL, from the coding sequence GTGAATGGTATAAATATGCTTATTGAATTAATTGGGGGTCTAGGGCTATTTCTCTTTGGTATGAAACTCATGGGAGACGGGCTTGAAAACGTTGCAGGTGAAAAATTAAAAAGTATTTTAGAAAAAGTAACAAATAATAAATACATGGGAGTTTTTATTGGAGCTCTTGTAACTGCTGTAATCCAAAGTTCTAGTGCTACAACAGTAATGGTTGTTAGCTTTGTAAATGCTGGTCTTATAAATCTTATGCAGGCTACTGGCGTTATAATGGGTGCAAATGTCGGAACAACTATAACAGCACAATTAATTTCTTGTAAATTAGATAATATTGCACCTTTATTTGTAGGCATAGGTTCAATTTCACTGTTAATAACAAGCAAGAAAAAACATCGAGATGTATCTTCCATAATATTAGGATTTGGTATATTGTTTCTTGGAATGAATTTTATGTCTAGTGCTATGAAACCGTTAGCTGAATCAGAAATCTTTTCTCAAGTTTTAGTTTTAATTGGCAACAATAAGCTTTTAGGAGTTTTATGTGGACTTTTAATGACTGCAGTAGTACAGAGTTCCTCTGCTACAACTGGTATATTAATAGCACTTGCTACAACTGGAGCTATTGATATGAATGTTGCATTACCTGTTATATTTGGATGTAATATTGGAACTTGTGTTACAGCACTTTTAGCATCTGCTGGTGGAAATAAAACTGCTAAAAAAGCTGGACTAATACATCTCTTTTTTAACGTTATAGGTGTGTTAATGTTTATTCCATTTGTAAATCCACTAATTTCATTTATAAAAACTATTAATCCTACAGATGTTGCTAGACAAGTTGCAAATGCTCATACTATTTTTAATATTACTAGTACTATAATTTTGCTTCCTTTGTCAAAATATCTTGTTTTGTTAGCAAATAAACTATTACCAGGCAATGATTCTTTAGAAACAGAAGGAGCAATTTATTTAGATAAAAATTTGCTAGATACCCCTATTGTAGCTACTGGACAAGTTGTTAATGAAACAATTAGAATGGGTAAAATTGCACAAAAAAACATAGAATTAGCTATGAAGGCTTTTTTAATTGAAAATGAAGAATACATAAAGCAAGTATATAGTAATGAAAAAATAATAAATACTTTAGAAAAAGAGATAACAGATTATTTAGTTCTATTATCAAATTATGAATTGCCAGATACTGATAGTAAAATTTTAAGTACAAGCTTTCACATAATTAATGACATAGAGAGAATTGGTGATCATGCAAAAAATATAGTAGAATTGGCTACTGAAAAAATTGATGATCATATTATAATCCCACAAGATGCTATTGAAGAACTTCTGAGTATGTATGAACAAACTCTTAATGCTTTAACCTTAGCTTTAAAATGTTATGAAAATAGCGATTATACTAACGCTAAACATGTAAAGGAAATTGAATTGAAAATAGATACTTGTGAAAAAACTCTTAGAGAAAGTAATATAAAAAGATTAAATCAGAAAAAATGTTCAGCCAACTCTAGTACAATATTTTTAGATCTAATTAGTAATCTTGAAAGAATTGGTGATCACTCTACTAATATTGCAGAAAGAGTACTTTAA
- a CDS encoding APC family permease, which translates to MENEHKQLRWYNLALISFVSVWGFGNVVNNFANQGLQVIVSWILIIGLYFIPYALMVGELGTIFKDEKGGVSSWIRSTYGVKLAYLAGWTYWVVHIPYLAQKPQAVLIALGWVIKGDGTLLNDMVPLVAQSISLLIFFLFLWVASKGIKSLNRIGTIAGTAIFIMSLLYILLVITAPALTGVKIATTDLSVKALVPKFDFSYFTTLSMLVFAVGGAEKISPYVNNTKNSKKEFPRGMIILAIMVTISAILGSIAMAIMFDANNIPKDLMMNGQYYAFKKLGEYYGLGNSLLILYALANMIAQISALVVSIDAPLKVLLGDADDNFVPKSLSKMNDKGVPVNGYIMTAVLVGILIIVPALGIGNMTDLFNWLLRLNAVVMPMRYLWVFLAFIGIKKASEKYNSSYKFVKNDKFALIIGVWCFIFTAFACVMGMFPQGVEKYSPEWIFTLSLNIITPFILLGLGLILPKMARNRKNK; encoded by the coding sequence ATGGAAAATGAACATAAACAACTTAGGTGGTATAATCTTGCGCTGATATCTTTTGTATCCGTTTGGGGATTTGGAAATGTTGTTAATAACTTTGCAAACCAAGGATTACAAGTTATAGTTTCTTGGATATTAATTATAGGATTATATTTTATACCATACGCTTTAATGGTTGGAGAATTAGGAACAATTTTTAAAGATGAAAAAGGTGGAGTTAGTTCATGGATAAGATCAACTTATGGTGTTAAATTAGCATATTTAGCAGGATGGACTTATTGGGTAGTTCATATTCCATATTTAGCTCAAAAACCACAAGCTGTTTTAATTGCATTAGGGTGGGTAATTAAAGGTGATGGAACTTTATTAAATGATATGGTTCCTTTAGTAGCTCAAAGTATATCATTATTAATATTTTTCCTTTTCTTATGGGTAGCGTCAAAAGGAATTAAATCTTTAAATAGAATAGGTACAATAGCAGGAACTGCAATTTTTATAATGTCATTGTTATATATTTTATTAGTTATTACAGCACCTGCATTAACAGGAGTCAAAATTGCAACAACAGATTTATCAGTTAAAGCATTAGTGCCTAAATTTGATTTTTCATATTTCACAACGTTATCAATGCTAGTATTTGCAGTAGGTGGAGCAGAAAAAATATCTCCATATGTTAATAATACTAAAAATTCTAAAAAGGAGTTTCCTAGAGGAATGATAATTTTAGCTATTATGGTAACTATATCAGCTATATTAGGTTCTATAGCTATGGCAATAATGTTTGATGCAAATAATATTCCAAAAGATCTTATGATGAACGGTCAATATTATGCATTTAAAAAGTTAGGAGAATATTATGGTTTGGGAAATTCATTATTAATATTATATGCACTAGCTAATATGATAGCCCAAATATCAGCTTTAGTTGTATCTATTGATGCACCTTTAAAAGTATTGCTAGGAGATGCAGATGATAACTTTGTTCCAAAATCTTTAAGTAAGATGAATGATAAAGGTGTGCCTGTAAATGGTTATATAATGACAGCTGTATTAGTTGGAATATTAATAATTGTTCCAGCTTTAGGAATAGGTAATATGACAGATTTATTTAACTGGCTTTTAAGATTAAATGCAGTTGTAATGCCAATGAGATATCTATGGGTATTTTTAGCGTTCATTGGTATTAAGAAAGCTAGTGAAAAATATAATTCAAGCTATAAATTTGTTAAGAATGATAAATTTGCTTTAATAATAGGTGTATGGTGTTTCATATTTACAGCATTTGCATGTGTAATGGGAATGTTTCCACAAGGAGTAGAAAAATATTCTCCAGAATGGATATTCACACTTTCACTTAATATAATTACACCATTTATATTATTAGGATTAGGATTAATCTTACCTAAGATGGCTAGAAATAGAAAAAATAAATAA
- a CDS encoding DUF445 domain-containing protein: protein MVHILITVLFLTLIGGLIGWVTNILAIKLLFRPIKPIKIPIFNIEIVGLIPKRQKEIAKNIGEVIANELLTVDDLFNEIIREDDKENFNEYIKNKIIDVISEKINFIPAPFNMMIKSYIDEMINNELNTITNDIYTTIITKSKEKIDIQKIIEEKINLLDLNKLESIIISVAKKELKHIEILGFILGGFIGIIQSLIILFIK from the coding sequence ATGGTACATATTTTAATAACAGTATTATTTTTAACTTTAATTGGTGGACTTATAGGTTGGGTTACTAATATATTAGCTATAAAATTATTATTCAGACCAATAAAACCTATAAAAATACCTATATTTAATATAGAAATTGTAGGTCTTATACCAAAAAGACAGAAAGAAATTGCTAAAAACATTGGAGAAGTTATTGCAAATGAATTACTAACAGTAGATGATTTATTTAATGAGATCATAAGAGAAGATGATAAAGAAAACTTTAATGAATACATAAAAAATAAAATAATAGATGTAATATCAGAAAAAATCAATTTCATTCCTGCTCCATTTAATATGATGATTAAAAGCTATATTGATGAGATGATTAATAATGAATTAAATACTATTACCAATGATATATACACTACTATTATAACTAAATCTAAAGAGAAAATAGATATTCAGAAAATTATAGAAGAAAAAATCAATCTTCTTGATTTAAATAAGTTAGAAAGCATAATCATATCTGTAGCAAAAAAAGAACTTAAACATATTGAAATACTAGGCTTTATTTTAGGAGGCTTCATTGGTATAATTCAATCTTTAATAATACTTTTCATAAAATAA
- a CDS encoding cell shape-determining protein, which translates to MDNKKSLSFLKLLLGAYICVGIVLLLTNNLIFDLSLNSVLITGIFVLCSVVYGVLHKNKKIVMAGGTVAIIYIILAVVCSPIISYSSHRNLIGNIHEVDFSSEIQYIDLNQLPTIDKELAEKLADKKLGEIASLGSQVYVGTLELQSINGELYYVAPLEHSSLFKWFTNRKGTAGYIKVSATNQNDVQLVTQLDGKDLAIKYLDSSYLFSNLRRAAFFRDMKAGHTDYTFELDDNGKPYWVVTRYDNAVGIAETKAVGALIMDAQSGESEVYNIDNLPSWVDRIQPSTYIKRYIDKWGELVHGIFNFSDKDKLKTTSGMNVIYNKDTCYYYTGITSVGSDESLVGFTLTNTRSGETKLYKTAGATESASMKSAEGKVQQYGYTATFPYLINIQNEPTYFMTLKDSSGLVKQYAMVNVKNYNTVGVGDTLQSTLNKYLEGLTNTNISLEGGSKEETVLGEVERIGVVVKEGTSIYDVKLKGTDNIFSISTEMSREVALTSVGDSVSVKYINVGNSKYVITNYFENVSLSSTKANKEVEKTQE; encoded by the coding sequence ATGGACAATAAAAAATCACTTAGTTTTTTGAAATTGCTATTAGGAGCATATATATGTGTAGGAATAGTACTTCTACTAACTAATAATTTAATCTTTGATTTAAGTTTAAATTCAGTATTAATTACAGGAATATTTGTGTTATGTTCAGTAGTATACGGTGTACTTCACAAAAATAAAAAAATTGTTATGGCTGGGGGAACAGTTGCGATCATATATATTATTTTAGCAGTAGTATGTAGTCCTATAATTAGTTATAGTTCTCATAGAAATTTAATAGGAAATATTCATGAAGTGGATTTTTCAAGTGAAATACAATATATTGATTTAAATCAATTACCAACTATAGATAAAGAATTAGCAGAAAAATTAGCAGATAAAAAGTTGGGTGAAATTGCAAGCCTTGGTAGTCAAGTATATGTTGGAACTTTAGAATTACAAAGTATAAATGGTGAATTATATTATGTAGCACCACTAGAGCATTCTTCACTATTTAAGTGGTTCACAAATAGGAAAGGGACAGCAGGTTACATAAAAGTAAGTGCAACAAATCAAAATGATGTTCAATTAGTAACACAATTAGATGGAAAAGATTTGGCAATAAAATATTTAGATTCATCTTATTTGTTTAGTAACTTAAGAAGAGCAGCATTTTTTAGAGATATGAAAGCTGGACATACAGATTATACATTTGAATTAGATGACAATGGTAAACCTTATTGGGTTGTAACTAGATATGATAATGCTGTTGGAATAGCAGAAACAAAAGCGGTTGGAGCATTAATAATGGATGCACAAAGTGGTGAATCAGAAGTTTATAACATTGATAATTTACCTAGTTGGGTAGATAGAATTCAACCATCAACTTATATAAAAAGATATATAGATAAGTGGGGAGAATTAGTTCATGGAATTTTTAACTTTAGTGATAAAGATAAATTAAAAACAACTTCTGGTATGAATGTTATTTATAATAAGGATACATGCTATTACTATACAGGTATAACTTCAGTAGGGAGTGATGAAAGCTTAGTGGGATTCACTTTAACTAATACCAGAAGTGGTGAAACTAAATTATACAAAACAGCAGGAGCAACAGAATCTGCAAGTATGAAATCTGCAGAAGGTAAAGTACAACAGTATGGATATACTGCAACATTTCCATATTTAATAAATATTCAAAATGAACCTACATATTTTATGACACTAAAGGATTCAAGTGGACTAGTAAAACAATATGCTATGGTTAATGTGAAAAATTATAATACAGTTGGTGTTGGAGATACACTTCAATCAACTCTTAATAAATATTTAGAGGGTTTAACTAATACTAATATTTCTTTAGAAGGTGGAAGTAAAGAAGAAACTGTTTTAGGTGAGGTTGAAAGAATTGGTGTTGTTGTTAAAGAAGGCACAAGTATATATGATGTTAAATTAAAGGGTACAGACAATATATTTTCAATTTCTACTGAAATGTCAAGAGAAGTAGCTTTAACAAGTGTTGGAGATTCAGTTTCAGTAAAATATATTAATGTTGGAAATAGTAAGTATGTAATAACTAATTATTTTGAAAATGTATCATTAAGTAGTACTAAAGCAAATAAAGAAGTAGAAAAAACTCAAGAGTAG
- the rbr gene encoding rubrerythrin encodes MKNLKGSQTEKNLMAAFAGESEARNKYTYFASKAKKEGYEQIASIFTETANNEKEHAKLWFKLLNDGIGNTIENLKTAALGENYEWTDMYDKFAKEAKAEGFDKIAELFEGVGQIEKEHEERYLQLLKNLNEEKVFKKDEKSIWQCSNCGYIYEGEEAPKVCPVCNHPQAYFAILAKNY; translated from the coding sequence ATGAAAAATTTAAAAGGATCTCAAACAGAAAAAAATCTAATGGCTGCCTTTGCAGGGGAGTCAGAAGCTAGAAATAAATATACTTATTTTGCATCTAAAGCTAAAAAAGAAGGATATGAACAAATAGCAAGCATTTTTACAGAAACGGCTAACAATGAAAAAGAACATGCAAAGCTTTGGTTTAAACTTTTAAATGATGGAATTGGAAATACTATAGAAAATCTAAAAACAGCAGCATTAGGTGAAAATTATGAATGGACAGACATGTATGATAAATTTGCTAAAGAAGCTAAAGCTGAAGGATTCGATAAAATAGCAGAACTTTTTGAGGGTGTTGGTCAAATAGAAAAAGAACATGAAGAAAGATATCTACAACTTCTTAAAAATCTTAATGAAGAAAAAGTATTTAAAAAAGATGAAAAATCTATATGGCAATGTTCTAACTGTGGATATATTTATGAAGGTGAAGAAGCACCAAAGGTTTGTCCAGTATGTAATCATCCACAAGCATATTTTGCGATACTTGCTAAAAATTATTAA
- a CDS encoding HAD family hydrolase: MNKKYDYIFMDLDGTITDPMIGITKSIQYSLKHFGINVEDINTLTKFIGPPLKDTFRLDYGFNEEETVIAMEKFRERFASIGLFENNVYEGMEDFLKLLKDSGKTLMVATSKPKFFAEKILDHFGLAKYFTFIGGSNMDETRSKKSEVIEYVLSENNITDLSSVVMIGDRKHDIMGAKEFEIDSIGVLYGYGNYDELKKADANYIVKDLNELLNILI; the protein is encoded by the coding sequence TTGAATAAAAAATATGATTATATTTTTATGGACTTAGATGGAACAATAACTGACCCTATGATTGGAATAACAAAATCAATACAATATTCATTAAAACATTTTGGAATTAATGTTGAAGATATAAATACATTAACTAAATTTATAGGTCCACCATTAAAAGATACATTTAGATTAGATTATGGATTTAATGAAGAAGAGACTGTAATAGCTATGGAAAAATTTAGAGAAAGATTTGCAAGCATTGGTCTTTTTGAAAATAATGTATATGAAGGTATGGAAGACTTTTTGAAATTATTAAAAGATAGTGGGAAAACTCTTATGGTTGCAACATCAAAACCTAAGTTTTTTGCAGAAAAAATACTTGACCATTTTGGTTTAGCAAAATACTTTACTTTTATAGGTGGTAGTAATATGGATGAAACTCGTTCTAAAAAGAGTGAAGTTATAGAATATGTTTTATCAGAAAATAATATTACCGATTTATCAAGTGTTGTTATGATTGGAGATAGAAAACACGATATTATGGGAGCAAAAGAATTTGAGATTGATAGTATTGGGGTATTATATGGATATGGAAATTATGATGAATTAAAAAAAGCAGATGCAAATTATATAGTTAAAGATCTAAATGAATTATTAAATATACTTATATAA